A stretch of DNA from Pseudodesulfovibrio sp. JC047:
GCGGGGCTTGAAATAATGAATGGTTTTTTCGAGTCCGTTTTCGAGGGTCGTCTGTGGTGCCCAGTCGATGGCTTTTTGTGCGAGTTGAATGTCTGGGCATCGCTGCATCGGGTCATCCATGGGCAGGGGATCGAATTCGATACGGGATGACGAGTGTGTCATTGTGATAATTGTTTCAGCGAGTTGAAGGATGGTGAACTCAACGGGGTTTCCCAGATTCATGGGACCGGTGAAGGTGTCGGGCGTTTCGTTCATGAATCGGATCATGCCTTCGATGAGATCGTCAACATAGCAGAAACTGCGGGTTTGTGCGCCGTCGCCGTAGACCGTGATGTTCTCGTTGCGCAGGGCCTGGATGATAAAATTGGAGACAACGCGCCCATCGTTCATGGCCATTCGAGGGCCGTATGTATTGAAGATGCGGCCGACCTTGATTCGAAGCCCATGTTGCCGGTTGTAGTCGAAGAAAAGGGTTTCGGCACAACGCTTGCCTTCGTCATAGCAGGACCGGACTCCGTTGGGGTTGACGTTACCCCAGTAGCTTTCGGGTTGCGGATGTATTTTGGGATCGCCGTAGACTTCGCTGGTCGAGGCTTGGAAAATTTTGGCTTTGATTCGTTTCGCCAGCCCGAGCATGTTGATGGCACCGTGAACGCTGGTCTTGGTGGTCTGTACCGGATCGAATTGATAGTGAATGGGGGAGGCCGGACACGCGAGATTGTAGATTTCGTCAACTTCGACATAGAGCGGAAAGGTGACGTCGTGCCGAATGATTTCGAAATACGGGTTGTCGATCAGATGAAGAATGTTGCCCTTGTTGCCGGTGAAAAAATTGTCCAAACAGAGCACTTCATGCCCCATTTCGAGCAGTCGTTCGCAGAGATGCGAGCCGAGAAATCCAGAGCCTCCGGTAACAAGCACACGTTTTTTCTTCATGGCCCGAGGAATACAATGGCGCGTACCATTCGTCAATGGGCACCCGTGTTTTTCCTGTGAAGGATGGTGTTTGTTGTTGAAAAAAAAGTTGAATGGTGCAAACAGTTGGGGGAAGTTCGGAGAACGTGCGTGAATACAGAATTTTGAATAAAGCCGTATGGCAGGTAGCGATAATGAAAGTACAGGTTGTTGAGTGTCTCAGTGGAATGAAACGGGCCAAGGGATTGATTGTTGTTATTGACGTCTTCCGATCGAGCACGGTCGGCTGTTTCATCGTGAATAATGGTGCCCGGGAATATCTGGCAACTGAGCGTCTTGAATTGGCGCGCGAAATTGCTGCTGCGCGGAATGGCAAGGTGGTCGGAGAACGGGTTGATGTGCCTGTCAGGGAATTTGATTATGGCAATTCGCCGACCCTGTTTGAGAATCTGAACCTTGAGGCGGAAACGCTTGTTCACTCGACCAACGCGGGAACGCGGGGGATTGTTTTGGCCTGTGCTCAGGGGGACGAGGTGCTGACTGGTTCTTTTGTCAATGCGGCGGCAGTCGTGAAGCATATTCGCCGCAGAGAACCGGAAATCGTGACCTTGGTGGCCATGGGAACAGGTGGAACCATGCGGGCGCAGGAAGACATGATGTGCGCCATGTATATCAAGAATGAACTGGAAGCGTATCCTAACAGTTTTAAAACTCTGAAAAAGTTTTTGGCGGATGTGGATAGTTCTCGTAAGTTTTTTGATGAAGAACGACTTGATGCGCCTGAATCGGACTTTGACCTGTGTATGGATTTGGACAGGTTTGATTTTGTTTTGAAAGCCGAAGTCGTTCAGGAAGGATGTGTCCGGTTGCAGAGAATAGACAGTGATTCAGGAGAAAAGGCATAGGTATTCCCATGAGTTCTATCGTGCAGAAAGTGCTGATTGTCGATGATTCTCAGACGAATTTGGCGTTGCTTGCGCATATGTTGCGGGATGTGGGGTGCGAAGTCCTCAAGGCAGAGAGTGGAATGGAAGCCGTTTCACTGGTCAAGGAGCACGAGGTCGCCCTGATTTTGTTGGATATCCAGATGCCGGGTAT
This window harbors:
- a CDS encoding 2-phosphosulfolactate phosphatase gives rise to the protein MKVQVVECLSGMKRAKGLIVVIDVFRSSTVGCFIVNNGAREYLATERLELAREIAAARNGKVVGERVDVPVREFDYGNSPTLFENLNLEAETLVHSTNAGTRGIVLACAQGDEVLTGSFVNAAAVVKHIRRREPEIVTLVAMGTGGTMRAQEDMMCAMYIKNELEAYPNSFKTLKKFLADVDSSRKFFDEERLDAPESDFDLCMDLDRFDFVLKAEVVQEGCVRLQRIDSDSGEKA
- a CDS encoding UDP-glucuronic acid decarboxylase family protein encodes the protein MKKKRVLVTGGSGFLGSHLCERLLEMGHEVLCLDNFFTGNKGNILHLIDNPYFEIIRHDVTFPLYVEVDEIYNLACPASPIHYQFDPVQTTKTSVHGAINMLGLAKRIKAKIFQASTSEVYGDPKIHPQPESYWGNVNPNGVRSCYDEGKRCAETLFFDYNRQHGLRIKVGRIFNTYGPRMAMNDGRVVSNFIIQALRNENITVYGDGAQTRSFCYVDDLIEGMIRFMNETPDTFTGPMNLGNPVEFTILQLAETIITMTHSSSRIEFDPLPMDDPMQRCPDIQLAQKAIDWAPQTTLENGLEKTIHYFKPRLKALK